From the Gordonia bronchialis DSM 43247 genome, one window contains:
- a CDS encoding Gfo/Idh/MocA family protein — protein MSTDLAAQTAATTATSASETPLTIPVAIVGFGWMGRVHAQAYARIRHHFPTLRPVPQLTVIADELADRAGEAARQFGVDAVVTDWRDVVSDNSIAAVSVTAPNFLHREIGVAVASAGKHLWIEKPVGLTAADARAVADAAAAAGVATAVGFNYRNVPAVAAAREMIAAGELGEITHARFRLLSDYAAHPDGALTWRYQRDRGGNGVLGDLASHGADLVWYLLGNIESLVADTATFIDERSKPTGATAGHQLAVGGERGPVENEDYVSAQLRMESGARCVLEASRVSVGEQNSYGFEVHGTAGVVRWDYRRMGELEVGTGGAYQDQSVATRYVGPGAGDYAAFQPGSANPMSYDDLKVIEAARFCEAIANGPERATGATVTDAVRSAEVLDAMGESVRAGRWVEPVRVNP, from the coding sequence ATGTCCACCGACCTCGCCGCCCAGACTGCCGCCACCACCGCCACTTCCGCGTCCGAGACCCCCCTCACCATCCCGGTCGCCATCGTCGGCTTCGGATGGATGGGCCGCGTACACGCGCAGGCGTATGCCCGTATCCGGCATCACTTCCCGACGCTTCGTCCCGTGCCCCAACTCACCGTGATCGCCGACGAACTCGCCGATCGCGCAGGTGAGGCCGCTCGTCAGTTCGGCGTGGACGCGGTGGTCACCGACTGGCGTGATGTGGTGTCGGACAACAGCATCGCCGCGGTCAGCGTCACCGCCCCGAACTTCCTCCACCGCGAGATCGGCGTCGCCGTCGCATCGGCGGGCAAGCACCTGTGGATCGAGAAACCGGTGGGACTCACCGCCGCCGACGCCCGCGCCGTGGCCGACGCCGCGGCAGCCGCCGGGGTGGCCACGGCGGTGGGATTCAACTACCGCAACGTGCCCGCGGTCGCGGCGGCGCGCGAGATGATCGCGGCCGGCGAGCTGGGCGAGATCACCCACGCCCGATTCCGCCTCCTCAGTGACTACGCCGCCCACCCGGATGGCGCCCTGACATGGCGCTACCAGCGCGACCGCGGCGGCAACGGCGTCCTCGGCGATCTGGCGTCGCATGGTGCGGATCTGGTCTGGTACCTGCTCGGGAACATCGAGTCGCTGGTCGCCGACACCGCCACCTTCATCGACGAACGGTCCAAGCCGACCGGTGCGACGGCGGGTCACCAGCTCGCGGTCGGCGGCGAGCGCGGCCCGGTGGAGAACGAGGACTACGTCAGCGCTCAGCTGCGCATGGAATCCGGTGCGCGCTGCGTGCTGGAGGCCAGCCGGGTGTCGGTGGGGGAGCAGAACTCCTACGGCTTCGAGGTCCACGGCACCGCGGGCGTCGTGCGCTGGGACTACCGCCGGATGGGTGAACTCGAGGTCGGCACCGGTGGTGCCTATCAGGATCAATCCGTGGCCACTCGCTACGTGGGCCCGGGCGCCGGCGACTACGCCGCCTTCCAGCCGGGATCGGCGAACCCGATGAGCTACGACGACCTCAAGGTCATCGAGGCCGCCCGGTTCTGCGAGGCCATCGCCAACGGACCCGAGCGGGCCACCGGCGCGACCGTCACCGACGCGGTGCGCAGCGCCGAGGTCCTCGACGCGATGGGCGAGTCGGTGCGGGCGGGCAGGTGGGTGGAGCCGGTTCGCGTCAACCCGTGA